The segment GCGGGGGCGGCGGGTTTTCGCGGCGGCGGAGGTGCGGACGGCGGGTCGGGGCGGTCTCGCAATCGTCTCGAAGATCACCGGGCTTGCCCGTTCGACGATCAATCGCGGCAAGGCCGACCTCGATGCGCAGCCGCTGCCGAAGGGACGGGTTCGCCGTGCCGGCGGCGGGCGTCGCTCCGTTTGCGAGAACGATCCGGGGCTCATCCCTGCACTCAAGCGCCTGGTCGAGCCGGCGACGCTTGGCGATCCCATGCGGCCGTTGATCTGGGTATCGAAAAGCATGGAGAAGCTCGCCGCAACCCTGACCGCGATGGGGCATCCGATCAGCGCCGATACGGTGTGCACGGAATTGGTGAAACTGGGGTTCTCGCGCCAGTCCAACCGCAAGGCGAACGAAGGTTCGAAGCATCCCGACCGGAACGCTCAGTTCGAATACATCAACGCGAAAGTCGTTGCGGCGCAGGCCCAACAGCAACCCATCATCTCCGTCGACACGAAGAAGAAGGAACTGGTCGGCAACTTCAAGAATGGCGGAACCGATTATCGTCCGAAAGGCGATCCGCAGCGTGTGAATGTGCATGACTTCGAGGACAAGAAGCTCGGGAAGGTCGTGCCCTATGGGGTGTACGATGTGACGGCCAATGCCGGCTTCGTCAGCGTCGGGATCACCAGCGACACCGCCGAGTTCGCCGTGCAGTCGATCCGCTGCTGGCGCGAACGCATGGGACGCCAGCGCTATCCGGATGCACGGGAATTGACGATCACGGCCGATGGCGGCGGCTCGAATGGTGCGCGTGTGCGGCTCTGGAAGGTCGAGTTGCAAAAGCTCGCCGATGAGACCGGGCTCGTGATCCACGTCCACCACTATCCGCCAGGCACATCGAAGTGGAACAAGATCGAGCACCGGCTGTTCTGCCACATCACGCAGAACTGGCGCGGCCGGCCGCTCACCGATCGGCTTGCCGTGGTCGAGTTGATCGGGGCGACGACGACCAAGACAGGGTTGAAAGTCGAAAGCGCGCTCGACACGCGCACCTACCAGAAGGGCATCAAGATCAGCAAAGTCGCAATGAAATGCCTCGACATCACCGGCGATCAATTCCATCCCGAATGGAACTACACGATCAAGCCGCGAAAGCCGGCGGAATCGTAGCAGTTGTTATTCAGACTG is part of the Pirellulales bacterium genome and harbors:
- a CDS encoding ISAzo13 family transposase, which gives rise to MIDEAAIRLRWDAVCSRLDERGRRVFAAAEVRTAGRGGLAIVSKITGLARSTINRGKADLDAQPLPKGRVRRAGGGRRSVCENDPGLIPALKRLVEPATLGDPMRPLIWVSKSMEKLAATLTAMGHPISADTVCTELVKLGFSRQSNRKANEGSKHPDRNAQFEYINAKVVAAQAQQQPIISVDTKKKELVGNFKNGGTDYRPKGDPQRVNVHDFEDKKLGKVVPYGVYDVTANAGFVSVGITSDTAEFAVQSIRCWRERMGRQRYPDARELTITADGGGSNGARVRLWKVELQKLADETGLVIHVHHYPPGTSKWNKIEHRLFCHITQNWRGRPLTDRLAVVELIGATTTKTGLKVESALDTRTYQKGIKISKVAMKCLDITGDQFHPEWNYTIKPRKPAES